From the genome of Leptodactylus fuscus isolate aLepFus1 chromosome 1, aLepFus1.hap2, whole genome shotgun sequence, one region includes:
- the LOC142184690 gene encoding vomeronasal type-2 receptor 26-like, whose product MVIYFCQFLLLYHTLFSQTTPVNIPFCRTFLRTSQHILASCHLPTHSSDDLACLNKPITADKVSQLLKELPNGKPSCPRWSHLFVLQSVQGGTSSAPCFFIFALYGRNYRPITLLNVDLKLYTKLLVSRLNMCLPSLVHKDQIPVSRCSEPCLPGSRKKTRETVHSCCYDCVPCSEGEISNVTDADSCSKCQSAEWSNEKRDRCLPKVMEFISYHNDTIASVSSCVSFFGCLVTGSIFGIFISYRDTPIVKANNRNLSYLLLVSIILSFLSVFLFLGRPSDVTCRLRETSFGVFFSVAVSSLLAKTVMVCVAFKSTKPGSPWRKWLSVKLPYTIVLLCSSFQVVICVLWLSISPPFQDLDTQSYPEKIIIQCNEGSDLWFYSMLGYMGLLAAVSFLLAFMVRTLPDSFNEAKYITFSMLLFCSVWMAMIPAYLSTRGKYMVAVEIFAVMASSAGLLACVFFPKCFIILFRSEKNRKTDLLGRRKEICNNSNK is encoded by the exons ATGG TAATTTATTTCTGTCAGTTCCTATTGCTATATCATACGCTCTTTTCACAGACCACTCCGG TTAATATTCCCTTCTGTCGGACCTTCCTGCGGACCTCCCAGCACATTCTGGCCTCCTGTCACCTGCCTACGCACTCGTCCGATGACCTTGCCTGCCTTAACAAACCCATCACAGCTGACAAGGTCTCACAACTCCTTAAGGAGCTTCCCAATGGAAAGCCTTCATGTCCCAGATGGTCTCACTTATTTGTATTACAAAGTGTTCAAGGTGGAACTAGTTCCGCACcttgtttctttatttttgcCCTTTATGGCAG AAATTATAGGCCCATTACACTCTTGAATGTCGATCTTAAGCTTTATACCAAGCTCCTTGTATCCAGACTGAATATGTGTCTCCCCTCCCTGGTCCATAAGGATCAG ATCCCAGTATCCCGCTGCTCAGAGCCATGTTTACCTGGAAGCAGGAAGAAGACAAGAGAAACAGTTCACTcctgctgctatgactgtgtGCCTTGCTCCGAGGGAGAGATCTCCAATGTAACCG ATGCCGACAGCTGCAGTAAATGCCAAAGTGCTGAATGGTCTAATGAGAAGAGAGACCGATGTCTGCCCAAAGTAATGGAATTCATCTCTTACCATAATGACACCATTGCTTCTGTATCTTCCTGTGTCTCGTTCTTCGGATGTCTTGTGACCGGCTCCATATTTGGAATATTTATTTCCTACCGGGACACTCCTATTGTTAAAGCTAATAACCGGAACCTGAGTTatctcctcctggtctccatcatcctcagcttcctctctgtcttcttgtttcttggtcgtcccagtgatgtcacttgtagattacgtgaaaccagttttggagtcttcttctcagtggcagtctcttcacttctggccaagactgttatggtttgtgttgcttttaagtccaccaagcctggaagcccctggagaaaatggctgagtgtgaagctgccctataccatagtgttgttgtgttcttccttccaggttgtcatctgtgttctgtggttgtctatttctcccccattccaggacctggacactcagtcttatcctgagaagatcatcattcagtgtaatgagggctcagatctctggttctactccatgttgggttatatggggctcctggccgctgtcagctttcttctggctttcatggtgaggacattaccggacagttttaatgaggccaagtacatcaccttcagcatgctgctgttctgtagtgtctggatggccatgatcccggcttatctgagcaccagagggaaatacatggtggccgtggagatatttgcagtaatggcttccagtgctggacttttagcttgtgtgtttttcccaaaatgttttatcattttattcagatcagaaaagaacagaaaaactgatctgctggggagaagaaaggaaatatgtaataatagtaataaatga